A window of the Pseudodesulfovibrio sp. JC047 genome harbors these coding sequences:
- the infB gene encoding translation initiation factor IF-2, with protein sequence MTAKVRVEDLAVEFQLSNKEIIQQLREIGVQAKSQKTVVENEDVDRLKAEMKKGGSGKREVRRVSDSGVIIRRRRKKSKTSKEEKTAPATETVVEEVVDAPVEEKVVPPVEEKATPVQEAKEPQEAKKTSKKKAPKKAAPQVKIIKPAHAATPEKNKAEVVKTPVPEAVVEEAAPEPVPEKTTAVPEAAPQKTVEEKAPAAPVEKAKSTEKVEKQDKVEKKAPAKKTAKDEGTAKAEPKKKKKKKREHEAPKVKIISMPTEAEVQARAAAKLAKPERRSSGRPGRPGGGRPGGGRPGGGRPGGGRPAGGRPSGGRPGGGRPSGGRPGSVPAPTPAMPDGRSKKKQGKKRRVVEFGGGNDRGNKNFNDGFPQGRKGRKKKGRKNQIQQHEQVQAQPMKAAKRKIKFDETIRLADMAHQMGIKAQDLIKALFTMGVMATINQSLDLDTATLLAGEFGYEVENVSFDEQEFLVPTEADKEADLKPRPPVVTIMGHVDHGKTSLLDAIRQSNVTDGEAGGITQHIGAYHVQTQRGEVVFLDTPGHEAFTTMRMRGAQVTDIVILVVAADDGVMDQTREAISHSKAAGVPIVVAVNKMDKEGANPDNVKRELAELGLSPEDWGGETIFAPVSAKKKEGIDELLEMVLLQAEVLELKANPDKPARGHIVEARLDKGRGPVGTMLISEGTINQGDSFVSGVHFGKVRAMFNDQGKKLKTAGPAMPVEIQGFDGLPEAGDELFVVADEKVARRIANSRAMKKREKILSSKSKVTLESFLASKPNDETQTLNLVLKADVQGSLEAVTEALNKLSTDEIKIDVVHGGAGAITESDILLAGASEAIILGFNVRPNLKVKAIAEHEGVEVRFYDIIYKLVQEVKDAMSGMLTPDIEEVYLGQAEVRQTFSVPKIGLIAGCYIPDGKITRGAQVRLLRDGVVIYTGQVASLRREKDDVREVAKGYECGIGLEKFNDIKVGDAIEAFETKEVARTID encoded by the coding sequence ATGACGGCAAAGGTTCGGGTAGAAGATCTGGCTGTTGAGTTCCAACTCAGCAACAAGGAGATCATTCAGCAACTTCGTGAAATCGGCGTCCAGGCCAAAAGCCAAAAGACTGTCGTGGAAAACGAAGATGTGGACCGCCTCAAGGCGGAAATGAAAAAAGGTGGCTCCGGCAAACGTGAAGTCCGCCGTGTGAGCGATTCTGGCGTCATTATTCGACGCAGACGCAAAAAATCCAAAACTTCCAAGGAAGAGAAAACGGCTCCTGCGACTGAAACAGTCGTTGAAGAAGTCGTAGACGCTCCAGTCGAGGAAAAGGTTGTCCCTCCTGTCGAGGAAAAAGCCACCCCGGTTCAGGAAGCAAAGGAACCCCAGGAAGCCAAAAAAACTTCCAAGAAAAAAGCTCCAAAAAAGGCAGCGCCACAGGTGAAGATTATCAAGCCTGCACATGCGGCAACGCCTGAAAAAAACAAGGCCGAGGTTGTTAAGACCCCGGTTCCGGAAGCAGTGGTTGAAGAGGCCGCCCCCGAACCCGTGCCTGAAAAAACCACCGCTGTTCCTGAAGCTGCTCCTCAAAAGACTGTTGAGGAAAAAGCCCCTGCCGCCCCCGTCGAAAAGGCAAAATCCACCGAGAAAGTTGAAAAACAGGACAAGGTGGAGAAAAAAGCTCCTGCCAAGAAAACGGCAAAAGATGAGGGAACGGCCAAGGCGGAACCCAAAAAGAAGAAAAAGAAGAAAAGAGAGCACGAAGCTCCCAAAGTCAAAATCATTTCCATGCCCACAGAGGCGGAAGTTCAGGCCCGCGCAGCTGCAAAGCTCGCAAAACCCGAACGCCGTTCCAGTGGTCGTCCCGGTCGTCCGGGCGGAGGTCGTCCGGGTGGAGGTCGTCCAGGTGGCGGTCGTCCAGGTGGAGGCCGTCCTGCTGGTGGTCGTCCTAGCGGAGGTCGCCCAGGTGGCGGTCGTCCCAGCGGAGGCCGTCCCGGTAGCGTTCCGGCTCCGACCCCTGCCATGCCGGATGGACGTAGCAAGAAAAAACAGGGCAAGAAACGCCGTGTTGTTGAATTCGGCGGCGGAAATGACCGTGGCAACAAGAATTTCAACGATGGATTCCCGCAGGGACGCAAGGGCCGGAAGAAAAAGGGTCGTAAAAACCAGATTCAGCAGCATGAGCAGGTTCAGGCCCAGCCGATGAAGGCCGCAAAGCGCAAGATCAAATTCGATGAAACCATCCGCCTGGCGGACATGGCTCACCAGATGGGTATCAAAGCGCAGGACCTCATCAAGGCACTGTTCACCATGGGTGTCATGGCGACCATTAACCAGTCACTTGATCTGGATACCGCAACTCTGCTTGCTGGCGAATTCGGATATGAAGTTGAAAACGTCTCCTTTGACGAACAGGAATTCCTGGTTCCCACCGAGGCAGATAAGGAAGCCGATCTCAAACCGCGTCCTCCCGTGGTCACCATCATGGGTCACGTTGACCATGGTAAGACCTCTCTGCTGGACGCTATCCGCCAGTCCAATGTGACAGACGGAGAAGCTGGCGGTATCACGCAGCACATCGGTGCGTACCATGTCCAAACGCAACGCGGCGAAGTGGTTTTCCTTGATACTCCCGGTCACGAAGCCTTTACAACCATGCGTATGCGCGGTGCCCAGGTGACGGATATCGTCATTCTTGTCGTCGCAGCTGACGATGGTGTCATGGACCAGACTCGTGAGGCCATCAGCCACTCCAAAGCGGCCGGTGTTCCCATTGTGGTCGCCGTCAACAAGATGGATAAGGAAGGCGCAAACCCGGATAACGTCAAACGCGAACTGGCCGAGCTTGGACTCTCCCCCGAAGACTGGGGTGGTGAAACCATTTTCGCTCCTGTTTCCGCGAAGAAAAAAGAAGGCATCGACGAGTTGCTCGAAATGGTCCTGCTCCAGGCGGAAGTGCTGGAACTCAAGGCCAACCCAGACAAACCCGCTCGAGGTCATATTGTCGAAGCACGGCTGGACAAGGGCCGTGGTCCAGTGGGCACCATGCTCATCTCCGAAGGAACCATCAATCAGGGCGACAGCTTTGTTTCCGGTGTCCATTTCGGTAAGGTCCGCGCGATGTTCAATGATCAGGGCAAAAAACTCAAAACCGCTGGACCAGCCATGCCGGTTGAGATCCAGGGCTTTGACGGCCTGCCTGAAGCCGGTGACGAGTTGTTTGTCGTGGCAGACGAGAAAGTCGCCCGCCGCATCGCCAACTCCCGTGCCATGAAGAAACGTGAGAAGATTCTCTCCTCCAAGTCCAAGGTGACATTGGAATCCTTCCTGGCCAGCAAACCCAACGATGAAACACAGACGTTGAACCTCGTGCTCAAGGCCGATGTTCAGGGTTCGTTGGAAGCGGTGACCGAAGCACTCAACAAGTTGTCCACCGACGAGATCAAAATCGACGTCGTTCACGGCGGAGCTGGTGCCATCACCGAATCCGACATTCTTCTGGCCGGTGCGTCCGAAGCCATCATTCTCGGCTTCAACGTCCGCCCGAACCTGAAGGTCAAGGCAATCGCCGAACACGAAGGCGTTGAAGTCCGCTTCTACGACATCATCTACAAGCTGGTGCAGGAAGTGAAGGATGCCATGAGTGGTATGCTGACCCCGGATATCGAAGAAGTGTACCTGGGTCAGGCGGAAGTCCGTCAGACATTCAGCGTGCCGAAGATCGGTCTCATCGCCGGTTGTTACATTCCGGACGGCAAGATCACTCGCGGCGCACAGGTTCGCCTGCTTCGCGACGGCGTGGTCATCTACACCGGTCAGGTCGCTTCGCTTCGCCGCGAAAAAGACGATGTCCGCGAAGTGGCCAAAGGCTATGAGTGCGGAATCGGCCTCGAAAAATTCAACGACATCAAGGTCGGCGATGCTATCGAAGCCTTTGAGACCAAAGAGGTCGCACGGACCATCGACTAA
- a CDS encoding DUF503 domain-containing protein produces MIIGVLHLEFRLHGNRSLKGKRKVALSLKQKLRNKFNVSVAEIEAMDIHDILVLGVVTTANATQRVESRLAKALAMVEALSPAELTRCNTEIFSDSDEG; encoded by the coding sequence ATGATAATAGGCGTCTTACACCTCGAATTCAGACTGCACGGGAACCGCTCTCTCAAAGGGAAACGCAAGGTCGCGTTGAGCCTGAAACAAAAATTACGCAACAAATTCAATGTCTCAGTTGCGGAAATTGAAGCCATGGATATTCACGACATACTTGTTTTAGGCGTCGTGACCACCGCAAATGCCACGCAGCGCGTTGAAAGCAGGCTTGCCAAAGCCCTCGCCATGGTGGAAGCTCTTTCACCGGCTGAATTGACCCGGTGCAACACTGAAATTTTTTCTGATTCAGATGAAGGATAG
- the rbfA gene encoding 30S ribosome-binding factor RbfA gives MKASNSRRAVRMGDQIMREIGTLLVQEAADPRLQLVTLSGVRMNANLRIAEIFYTVSGDEEHRKEVQAGLEKASGFLRSRLGRILKLQFVPELRFVFDDFLEDIVYGKSNS, from the coding sequence ATGAAGGCATCAAATTCTCGCAGAGCCGTCCGAATGGGCGATCAGATCATGCGCGAAATAGGCACGCTGCTGGTACAGGAAGCCGCCGACCCCCGGCTGCAACTCGTCACCCTGTCTGGTGTTCGAATGAATGCCAACCTGCGGATTGCAGAAATTTTCTACACCGTGTCCGGCGATGAGGAACATCGCAAGGAAGTCCAGGCAGGTCTCGAAAAGGCCTCCGGTTTCCTGCGCTCCCGTCTCGGACGCATCCTCAAATTACAATTTGTCCCGGAACTCCGGTTTGTTTTTGACGATTTTCTTGAGGATATTGTCTATGGAAAATCAAATTCATAA